The Vibrio quintilis DNA window GTCAGATAAGACGATAAATGAAATATTAAAGTCAAACACATTAAAAAAAACTTGCCATGAAAACACCAAGTATTTTTCAATACGAAATATAACACCACCATCATCACCAAATAAATATTGGGATAAAAGTGTATTGGAATTTTATAAATTAGTACAACAAGCTTTATCAACCATTGGTATGAATGAAGAAGCAAATGCAGTTGAAGTAGCTTTTTATCTGATGCAGTCATTTGGTGGTTGTCAGCGTTATTTTCCCAAAGCAGATAAAATACAAGAATATCTAACATCTATATCTATTTATTCAGAAAGGAAGAAAGGTAAGTCAGTAAATACAATCGCTAAACTATATAAAAAATCTCCTAAGACAATTTATGAGATATGTGCTCGTATGGAAAAACACTCAATTCAGACAGATGCGATGCAAACTTGAGTTAACCAGAAAAATTAAGCAAAGCATTATAAGCCCCTGTAATAACC harbors:
- a CDS encoding Mor transcription activator family protein; amino-acid sequence: MDNYLTKKIIDKVTKDPSIIHNFQESGVNWPDELSGLYETLDLFLSDYESVPEEAPLLLTLLISDNIGGIQFYLPKANKIKQSLRNIIIQNEFNGFNTHDLAQEYHLSDKTINEILKSNTLKKTCHENTKYFSIRNITPPSSPNKYWDKSVLEFYKLVQQALSTIGMNEEANAVEVAFYLMQSFGGCQRYFPKADKIQEYLTSISIYSERKKGKSVNTIAKLYKKSPKTIYEICARMEKHSIQTDAMQT